DNA sequence from the Pseudomonas tritici genome:
AACAGCCTGGCAAAGAAACTCGCATCGTCATAACCCACCTCATAACTGATGGTTTTGATGCTCTTGCGGCTGCCCGAGAGCAGTCCCTTCGCCGTCTCAATCCGTAACCGTTGCAGGTAATGCAGCGGCTTGTCACCCGTGGCGGTCTGGAAGCGGCGCATGAAATTGCGGATGCTCATGCCGTGTTCCCGTGCCACATCTTCGAAGCGGAATTTGTCGGCGAAATGCTCTTCGAGCCAATGCTGGATCTGCAGGATGATCACGTCCTGGTGCAGCTTCTGCCCGCCAAACCCGATGCGTCCAGGTGCATAGCTGCGTTGCACTTCGTAGAGGATGTCGCGGGCCACGGCCTGGGCGATGTTGGCGCCGCAGAAACGCTCGATCAAGTAGATGTAGAGGTCGCACGCCGAGGTGGTGCCGCCAGCGCAATACAGGTTGTCGGCGTCGGTGAGGTGCTTGTCCTGGTTGAGCTGGACCTTGGGGAAACGCTCGCTGAAGGCGTTGAAGAAACGCCAGTAGGTAGTCGCCTCCTTGCCGTCGAGCAGGCCGGCTTCCGCCAGCCAGAACACCCCGGTGGCTTCGCCGCACAACACCGCACCGCGGGCGTGTTGCTCGCGCAGCCACGGCAGCACTTGAGGGTAGCGCGCGCACAAGGC
Encoded proteins:
- a CDS encoding GlxA family transcriptional regulator, translating into MQAKDFFHLASLRYGKQLGQGLTPAFETRLVSPDGQSVRSFSDVIMPVDGGLEDADIIVLPAFWDDFDALCARYPQVLPWLREQHARGAVLCGEATGVFWLAEAGLLDGKEATTYWRFFNAFSERFPKVQLNQDKHLTDADNLYCAGGTTSACDLYIYLIERFCGANIAQAVARDILYEVQRSYAPGRIGFGGQKLHQDVIILQIQHWLEEHFADKFRFEDVAREHGMSIRNFMRRFQTATGDKPLHYLQRLRIETAKGLLSGSRKSIKTISYEVGYDDASFFARLFRQHTELSPNQYRQQFQQAA